A single genomic interval of Apteryx mantelli isolate bAptMan1 chromosome 21, bAptMan1.hap1, whole genome shotgun sequence harbors:
- the RC3H2 gene encoding roquin-2 isoform X5: MQRKLVTLVNCQLVEEEGRVRAMRAARSLGERTVTELILQHQNPQQLSANLWAAVRARGCQFLGPAMQEEALKLVLLALEDGSALSRKVLVLFVVQRLEPRFPQASKTSIGHVVQLLYRASCFKVTKRDEDSSLMQLKEEFRSYEALRREHDAQIVHIAMEAGLRISPEQWSSLLYGDLAHKSHMQSIIDKLQSPESFAKSVQELTIVLQRTGDPANLNRLRPHLELLANIDPNPDAASPTWEQLENAMVAVKTVVHGLVDFIQNYSRKGHETPQPQPNSKYKTSMCRDLRQQGGCPRGTNCTFAHSQEELEKYRLRNKKISATVRTFPLLNKVGVNSTVSTTTGNVISVIGSPEATGKMMPSTNGIANLESGVPQLIPRCADTSMRALENAKKGGKAGANGQNVSGSPTESLPENKIGSPPKTPVSQAAATSAGPPNIGTEVNSVPPKSSPFVPRVPVYPPHSDNVQYFQDPRAQLSYEVPQYPQTGYYPPPPTVPAGVAPCVPRFVRSNNVPESSLPPASVPYADHYSTFPPRDRLNSPYQPPPPQPYGPVPPVPSGMYAPVYDSRRIWRPQMYPRDDIIRSNSLPPMDVVHSSVYQTSLRERYNSLDGYYSVACQPPNEQRTVPLPREPCGHLKTGYDEQLRRKPEQWAQYHTQKTPLVSSTLPMATPSPTPPSPLFSVDFSTEFSESVSDLSGTKFEEDHLSHYSPWSCGTIGSCINAIDSEPKDVIANSNAVLMDLDSGDVKRRVHLFETQRRAKEEDPIIPFSDGPIISKWGAISRSSRTGYHTTDPIQATASQGSATKPISVSDYVPYVNAVDSRWSSYGTDSTSSARYAERDRFIVTDLSGHRKHSSTGDLLSIELQQAKSNSLLLQREANALAMQQKWNSLDEGSRLTLNLLSKEIDLRNGETDYTEDCADTKPDRDIELELSALDTDEPDGQGEQIEEILDIQLGISSQEDQLLNGTTVENGHPLKQHQKESMEQKRQSLGEDLVILEEQKTILPVTSCFSQPITSVSNASCLPISTSVSVGSLILKTAHIMSEDKNDFLKPVANGRMVNS; the protein is encoded by the exons CTATGCAAGAGGAGGCACTGAAACTTGTGTTACTGGCACTGGAAGATGGCTCTGCACTCTCGAGAAAAGTTCTGGTACTTTTTGTTGTGCAAAGGCTAGAACCAAGATTTCCTCAGGCCTCCAAAACAAGCATTGGTCATGTTGTGCAGCTACTGTATAGAGCATCATGCTTTAAg GTTACTAAAAGGGATGAAGATTCTTCTCTGATGCAACTTAAAGAAGAGTTTCGGAGTTATGAGGCTTTGCGGAGAGAGCATGATGCTCAAATTGTTCACATTGCCATGGAAGCAGGACTTCGAATATCACCAGAACAATGGTCTTCCCTTCTTTATGGTGACTTGGCACATAAATCGCACATGCAATCCATTATTGACAAG CTCCAATCTCCAGAATCTTTTGCGAAGAGTGTACAAGAGTTGACAATTGTCTTGCAGCGCACAGGGGATCCTGCAAACTTAAACAGGCTAAGGCCTCATTTAGAACTTCTAGCAAACATAGATCCAAATCCAG ATGCAGCATCTCCAACATGGGAGCAGCTTGAAAATGCAATGGTGGCTGTAAAGACTGTGGTACATGGGCTTGTGGATTTCATTCAGAATTATAGTAGAAAAGGCCATGAAACTCCACAG CCACAACCAAATAGCAAATACAAAACAAGTATGTGCCGAGACCTTCGACAACAAGGGGGATGCCCAAGAGGAACCAACTGTACGTTTGCTCATTCTCAGGAAGAGCTTGAAAA GTATCGTTTGAGgaacaaaaaaatcagtgcaaCAGTGAGAACCTTCCCCCTTCTAAATAAAGTTGGCGTGAATAGCACTGTCTCAACCACAACAGGAAACGTAATTTCTGTCATAGGAAGCCCTGAAGCAACAGGGAAGATGATGCCGAGTACTAATGGAATAGCTAATCTAGAAAGTGGTGTTCCCCAGTTGATTCCTCGCTGTGCAGACACATCCATGAGAGCTTTGGAGAACGCCAAGAAGGGAGGGAAGGCTGGAGCCAATGGCCAGAATGTGTCTGGATCCCCTACTGAATCACTACCTGAAAA TAAAATTGGTTCTCCACCCAAGACTCCTGTAAGCCAGGCTGCAGCTACCTCAGCTGGTCCTCCTAATATTGGGACAGAAGTGAATTCTGTGCCTCCAAAATCAAGCCCGTTTGTTCCCAGAGTACCTGTCTACCCTCCACATTCTGATAACGTTCAGTATTTCCAAGACCCCAGGGCTCAGCTGTCCTACGAAGTTCCACAGTACCCACAGACAG GATATTATCCACCACCTCCAACAGTACCAGCTGGTGTGGCTCCCTGTGTTCCTCGCTTTGTGAGGTCCAATAACGTTCCAGAATCCTCCCTCCCACCTGCTTCCGTGCCATATGCCGATCATTACAGTACATTTCCCCCTCGAGATCGACTGAATTCTCCTTACCAACCTCCTCCTCCGCAGCCGTATGGACCAgttcctcctgtcccctctgGAATGTATGCTCCAGTTTACGACAGCAGGCGCATCTGGCGCCCACAGATGTACCCACGAGATGATATTATTAGGAGCAATTCTTTACCTCCTATGGATGTGGTGCACTCATCTGTCTATCAGACATCATTACGTGAGAGATACAACTCTTTGGATGGGTATTACTCTGTGGCTTGCCAACCTCCAAATGAACAGAGGACTGTGCCTTTACCAAGa GAGCCTTGTGGTCACTTGAAGACTGGTTATGATGAGCAGTTAAGACGGAAGCCGGAGCAATGGGCACAGTACCACACCCAGAAAACTCCTCTCGTATCCTCAACCCTTCCTATGGCAACACCATCTCCAACACCACCATCTCCTCTCTTCAGTGTAGATTTCAGCACAGAG TTCTCAGAGAGTGTCAGTGATTTGAGTGGAACAAAATTTGAGGAAGATCATCTCTCCCACTATTCCCCATGGTCTTGTGGCACTATTGGCTCTTGTATAAATGCTATTGACTCGGAGCCTAAGGATGTGATTGCCAACTCAAATGCCGTTCTGATG GATTTGGACAGTGGGGATGTCAAAAGGAGAGTACATTTATTTGAAACTCAGAGAAGGGCAAAGGAAGAAGATCCTATAATCCCATTTAGTGATGGACCGATCATCTCCAAGTGGGGTGCAATCTCCAGATCATCCCGCACTGGTTATCACACAACAGATCCTATTCAGGCCACTGCTTCCCAAGGAAGTGCTACGAAGCCCATCAGTGTATCAG ATTATGTCCCTTATGTCAATGCTGTTGATTCAAGATGGAGTTCCTATGGCACAGATTCCACTTCATCAGCACGTTATGCAGAACG GGACAGATTCATAGTTACAGATTTGTCTGGTCACAGAAAGCATTCCAGCACTGGAGATCTATTGAGTATTGAATTACAGCAG GCCAAAAGTAATTCATTATTACTTCAGAGAGAGGCGAATGCACTAGCCATGCAACAGAAGTGGAATTCTCTAGATGAAGGCAGTCGCCTTACCTTAAATCTTTTAAGCAAGGAAATTGATTTGAGGAATGGTGAG aCTGATTATACTGAAGACTGTGCAGATACAAAGCCAGATCGAGACATTGAATTGGAGCTGTCAGCCCTCGATACAGATGAACCTGATGGGCAGGGTGAACAAATAGAA GAGATTCTGGATATACAGCTAGGTATTAGTTCTCAAGAGGATCAGCTGCTCAATGGAACAACTGTAGAGAACGGGCATCCGCTAAAGCAGCACCAGAAAGAATCTATGGAACAGAAGAGACAAAGTTTAGGTGAAGACCTTGTGATTCT GGAGGAGCAGAAAACAATCCTGCCCGTAACTTCTTGCTTCAGTCAGCCGATCACATCTGTTAGCAATGCAAGCTGCCTGCCCATCAGCACATCAGTCAGTGTTGGCAGCCTCATTCTGAAAACTGCTCACATTATGTCCGAggataaaaatgactttttaaagccTGTTGCAAATGGCAGGATGGTTAACAGCTGA